Sequence from the Phragmites australis chromosome 6, lpPhrAust1.1, whole genome shotgun sequence genome:
CCGCGCCCGCCGCTCGACTCGTGCCGTATCTCCGCGCTCGTCGACGAGGGCCGGCACGGCGGGAACGGGAAGGAGGCGGCCGCGCTCAGGGAGATCAAGGCCATCGTCGCCGAGAGCGACCGCAACAGGCGGTGCGTCAAGGCCACGCCCGGCGCAGTCGATTTCCTCGTCTCCGTCGTCAGCAAGCACTCGACGTCGTCTAAATCGTCACAGTTTGCCGACCAAGATGATTTTTTGGAGGTGCTGGATTCGCCGACGTCTACGAGCTCGCCGGCGGAGGACGCGCTCAGCGTTCTCTACTCGCTCAAGCCGTCGGAGAGGAGCCTGGATCAGATCCTAGAAAGGAATGACGACTTCTTGGACACATTGGTGTCCGTCCTGCGCCGACCGAGCTACCGCTCGCGCACGTACGGCATCCTTCTGCTGAAGGCGATGACGGCGGTCATGGCTTCGTCGCGTCTGACGACGGTGAGCGCCGACCTAGTGCAGGAGGTTGTGCGCGTCGTCTCTGACCGGGTATCCTCCAAGGCCGTGAGGGCGGCGCTGCACGTGCTGTGCCGCCTGTGCCCGTGGGGCCGGAACCGCGTGAAGGCCGTCGAGGCCGGCGCGGTGGCGGCCCTGGTAGAGCTGCTCCTCGACGAGGGCGGCCGCCGCGTCACCGAGCTGGCGGTGGTGGCGATCGACCACCTCTGCGGCTGCGCGGAGGGGCGGTCGGATCTGGTCGCGCACCCGGCAGGGCTGGCCGTCGTGTCCAAGAAGGCGATGCGGGTGTCGCTGGCCACCACTGAGAGCGCCGTGCGCGCGCTCCACGCCGTGGCGAGGCACTCCCCGACGCCGGCCGTGATGCAGGAGATGCTGTCCGTCGGGGTGGTGGCCAAGCTGCTGCTAGTGCTGCAGGTGGACGCCGGTGAGAGGGCCAGGGTCAGGGCAAAGGAGATGCTCAAGGCGCACGCTAGGGTTTGGAAGGACTCGCCATGCTTGCAAGCACACTTGAAGGCGTTTTACCCTTGTTGATAAACACCACGTCATGTGAATTACATTGATAATTTGTAGCTAAAAGGAGCATACGTTTTGATTCTCCTTTTAAATTCCTCACCAAAACATTTTGGTCAGTAGATGGACAAATTCTTTTGTTTCAACTAAAAAAAGAATGTGATTTTCTTATGTTCTTTGGAGATAATAGTCTCCAATTAAAGGGGCAAAATGTATCTACTGATTGATATAGGTCATATGATAATGTACAGTTCTATATAAATCAAGCTATGCATTCTCAATTTAAGTATTTTATTTCCTGTGATAATTCTGATACTTGTGCTAGTTTGCATCAGGCCGGGGCACATTGCCATTCGGTTGTAGAAAATTCACTGTTTTCATCCGGTTAACATGCATGCACTGTCATGTATATCACCAAATCATAATACTAGGCTAGCTAGGCAGTGTTAAGAGGTATGTCATAAATACATGTAGTTTTAGATAAGATATAGTTTTTAATACATAGCCTTAagcactattttttattagaatatatttataaaatccattgAATTGTGATATTATAAAAACATTTTTGAGACAAATCTGCACATAGGGTTTTGAGGtcttcaaactaaatattttaaaagttatggttagtcaaagttttaaaactttgactattttttttttcaaaacgatatgtat
This genomic interval carries:
- the LOC133922020 gene encoding E3 ubiquitin-protein ligase PUB23-like → MMQVSSSAAAVEVPHYFLCPISLEVMRDPVTLSTGITYDRASIERWLFSDGHDTCPVTRRTLAPDEREATPNHTLRRLTQAWCAAHQVERFPTPRPPLDSCRISALVDEGRHGGNGKEAAALREIKAIVAESDRNRRCVKATPGAVDFLVSVVSKHSTSSKSSQFADQDDFLEVLDSPTSTSSPAEDALSVLYSLKPSERSLDQILERNDDFLDTLVSVLRRPSYRSRTYGILLLKAMTAVMASSRLTTVSADLVQEVVRVVSDRVSSKAVRAALHVLCRLCPWGRNRVKAVEAGAVAALVELLLDEGGRRVTELAVVAIDHLCGCAEGRSDLVAHPAGLAVVSKKAMRVSLATTESAVRALHAVARHSPTPAVMQEMLSVGVVAKLLLVLQVDAGERARVRAKEMLKAHARVWKDSPCLQAHLKAFYPC